The following nucleotide sequence is from Acidobacteriota bacterium.
TGGCCCTGCGGCGGCTGGCGGAGGATCTCCAGGATCGGGTGGAGGCGGTGCCCGGGGTGCTGCGGGCGACGCTGGTGGGAGGCCGCGAGCGGGAGGTGCTGGTGGAGGTGGACCCGGAGCGCCTGCGCCTCTACGAGCTCTCCCTGGACGACGTCATCGACGCCGTCTCCGGGGAGAACGTCTCCATCCCCGGTGGCCGGCTGGACTTGGGGGAGCGCAGCTACGCCGTGCGGGTGCCCGGCGAGGTGGCGGAGCCCCGCCGCATCGGCGACTTCGTGATCAAAGCGCCGGGGTCCTCGCCGATCTACGTGCGCGACGTGGCGACGGTGAGCTTCGGCTTCGAGGATCGCGCCTCCTACGCCCGCATCGACGGCCGGGAGTCGGTGGCCCTGTCGGTGCAGAAGCGGGTGGGGGCGAACATCATCGAGGTGGCGGACGAGGTGCGGCGCATCGTCGAGGAGGCCCAGGCCGGGTGGCCCTCGTCGGTGGAGGTCACCGTGCTGGCGGACCAGAGCAAGGACATCCGCCGCATGGTGGCGGATCTGGAGAACAACATCGCCTCCGGTCTGGTGTTGGTGGTGCTGGTGCTGATGTTCGTCCTCGGCCTGCGGGCGGCCATCTTCGTCGGCCTCGCCATTCCCTTCTCCATGCTCCTCACCTTCGCCGTCCTGGACCTCACCGGCACCACCCTCAACATGGTGGTGCTGTTCTCGCTGGTGCTGGCGGTGGGGATGTTGGTGGACAACGCCGTGGTGGTGGTGGAGAACATCTACCGCCACATGCAGGAAGGCCTGAAGCCGCTGGAGGCCGCCAGCCGTGCCACCCGCGAGGTCAGCGCCGCCATCGCCGTCTCCACCTTCACCACCGTCGGCGCCTTCAGCCCGCTGATCTTCTGGCCCGGCGTGGTGGGCGACTTCATGAGCTATCTGCCGGTGACGGTGATTTACGTGCTCCTCGCCTCGCTGCTGGTGGCCTTCACCATCAACCCGGTGATCTGCTCGGTCTTCCTGAGGCCCCAGCCCGAGACCGCGGAGGGGGGCGCCGGCGGTCGCCGCTCCGCCCTGGGGCGGCGTCTGCAGCGCGCGGAGGCCTGGTCCGAGGAGCGGTATCAGCAGTTCCTGGAGTGGGCGCTGGACCATCGGGCGCTGATTCTGGCGTCGGTGGTGGGGGCTTTCCTGGTGGTGTTGGTGCTCTTCGCCGGGCCCTTCAACACCGGCATCGAATTCTTCCCGGAGACCGAGCCCAACCAGATCCTGGTGGACGTGGAGATGCCCCCGGGCTCGCCCCTGGATCGCACCGACGACGTGGTGCGCCAGCTCGAGGCCCAGCTCCAGGGCGTCCCCGACGTGGAGGTGGTGGCGGCGAGCTCCGGCGCCGGTAGTCAGAGCGATGATCTGGGGTTGAGCGGTGACTCCCGGGATCCCACCCACGGCCGGGTGACCCTCGACCTGCTGGATCGCGCCGAGCGCGGCCAGAGCTCCTTCCGCACCCTGGACCAAGCCCGCCGTCAGGCGGCCGGTCTCCCCGGCGCCACCATCGAGGTGGATCGCCCGGAGGAGGGGCCGCCGGTGGGGGATCCCCTGAGCATCGAGATCCAGGGCGACGACTTCACCACCCTGGGAGCCATCGCCGCCCGGGTGCGCCAGCTGGTGGCGGACATCCCGGGGTTGGTCTCCTTGGACGACGATTTCGACCTGGCGCGGCCGGAGGTGCTGGTGCAGGTGGACCGTGACCAGGCGGCGCGGCTGGGGCTGACCACGGAGAAGA
It contains:
- a CDS encoding efflux RND transporter permease subunit, which produces MSLTDISLKHRLTVFFLTVLLVVVGGLAYWTLPRESSPDVSIPLIIVTTPYPGASPEDVESQVTRPVEREVQGVKGLKRLSSVSQESVSSVTVEFVSGTDLDTALQKVRDRVSLAEVDFPQEAEDPILQEINFSDIPVLQVNLAGDVGSVALRRLAEDLQDRVEAVPGVLRATLVGGREREVLVEVDPERLRLYELSLDDVIDAVSGENVSIPGGRLDLGERSYAVRVPGEVAEPRRIGDFVIKAPGSSPIYVRDVATVSFGFEDRASYARIDGRESVALSVQKRVGANIIEVADEVRRIVEEAQAGWPSSVEVTVLADQSKDIRRMVADLENNIASGLVLVVLVLMFVLGLRAAIFVGLAIPFSMLLTFAVLDLTGTTLNMVVLFSLVLAVGMLVDNAVVVVENIYRHMQEGLKPLEAASRATREVSAAIAVSTFTTVGAFSPLIFWPGVVGDFMSYLPVTVIYVLLASLLVAFTINPVICSVFLRPQPETAEGGAGGRRSALGRRLQRAEAWSEERYQQFLEWALDHRALILASVVGAFLVVLVLFAGPFNTGIEFFPETEPNQILVDVEMPPGSPLDRTDDVVRQLEAQLQGVPDVEVVAASSGAGSQSDDLGLSGDSRDPTHGRVTLDLLDRAERGQSSFRTLDQARRQAAGLPGATIEVDRPEEGPPVGDPLSIEIQGDDFTTLGAIAARVRQLVADIPGLVSLDDDFDLARPEVLVQVDRDQAARLGLTTEKIARTVRTAINGTKASTYRYGEDQADVTVRLDEASRRSLESLAGLAMVNDTGDQIPLSAVAELQRSSALTSIKHKERRRVVTVSGKVSSPQMAEPVRREAQNRLEAQADLLPPGYTISFAGQSEDEAEATAFLSRAFLYGVLIVLALMVGKFDSLLLPGIILTSVAMSMIGVLLGLMVTGLPFGIIMTGLGVISLAGIVVNNAIVLLDYGEQQWARGMERRALVVTTGVRRLRPVVLTAVTTILGLIPLSTGVELDFHTLAFTTGGESSQWWRGMGVAVIFGLAFATFLTLVVVPILYDLVLQLRERRSSPRPTAPPPPETLEEAELPVLTTAGP